A genome region from Tolypothrix sp. PCC 7712 includes the following:
- the folE gene encoding GTP cyclohydrolase I FolE: MTLSIPPQLISATALPNQQLPHVTESDMIQAVRTLLIGLGENPDREGLKDTPKRVVKALQFITKGYDESLDELLNGAVFTEDTNEMVLVRDIDIFSSCEHHILPIIGRAHVAYIPNGKVIGLSKIARICEMYARRLQVQERLTIQIADALQGLLKPRGVAVVLEATHMCMVMRGVQKPGSWTVTSAMRGVFAEDVRTRQEFMNLIRHNASF; this comes from the coding sequence ATGACTCTCTCAATTCCTCCACAACTAATTTCTGCTACCGCTTTACCCAATCAACAATTACCTCATGTTACAGAATCAGACATGATTCAAGCTGTACGTACTTTGTTAATCGGCTTAGGAGAAAATCCTGATAGAGAAGGTTTAAAAGATACTCCGAAAAGAGTAGTTAAAGCCCTGCAATTTATCACCAAAGGCTATGATGAATCTTTGGATGAATTATTAAATGGGGCAGTATTTACAGAAGATACCAATGAAATGGTGTTAGTTAGAGACATCGATATTTTTAGTTCCTGCGAACACCATATATTACCGATAATTGGTCGCGCTCATGTGGCGTATATTCCTAATGGCAAGGTGATAGGATTATCGAAAATTGCCCGAATTTGTGAAATGTATGCACGCCGTTTGCAAGTTCAGGAACGCCTGACTATACAAATTGCCGATGCACTGCAAGGTTTACTGAAACCTCGAGGCGTAGCAGTGGTATTAGAAGCAACGCATATGTGTATGGTAATGCGCGGTGTTCAAAAACCGGGTTCTTGGACTGTCACCAGTGCAATGCGGGGAGTGTTTGCAGAAGATGTCCGCACTCGTCAGGAGTTTATGAATTTGATTCGGCACAATGCTAGCTTTTAG
- a CDS encoding metallophosphatase: MKWAILSGIEGNLAAYEAVMADIKRQSRLIEALYILGDLVGPTSESEKLVERVRKPRRGELEPMVCKGWWEEQCLILHGLAGTGEPTELMAKYGGDTAKMLWDSVSRQTVQWIRNLDFGFFELDCLLIHGTTVSVDEELTPDSSPIMMCDQLSRMQAHNLFCGRSGLAFQYQLQAGSITTGVTTLDSSAASQTVNITPSQVVGVGNVGRTPGTAIYTLYNPSTNDVEFKTIRYGVNKGFSKSLRSTKLA; the protein is encoded by the coding sequence ATGAAATGGGCGATTTTGAGTGGTATTGAGGGTAATTTGGCGGCTTATGAGGCTGTGATGGCGGATATTAAGCGTCAAAGTCGGTTGATAGAGGCTTTGTATATTCTTGGTGATTTAGTTGGGCCGACATCAGAATCGGAAAAACTGGTGGAACGGGTACGCAAACCTCGGCGCGGTGAGTTAGAACCTATGGTTTGTAAGGGGTGGTGGGAGGAACAATGTTTGATTTTGCATGGTTTGGCTGGAACGGGAGAACCTACTGAGTTGATGGCTAAGTATGGCGGAGATACAGCGAAAATGCTTTGGGATAGTGTTTCTCGCCAAACAGTGCAATGGATTAGAAACCTTGATTTTGGTTTTTTTGAACTGGATTGTTTGCTAATTCACGGGACAACGGTATCTGTGGATGAGGAATTAACACCAGATAGTTCTCCAATTATGATGTGCGACCAATTGTCACGAATGCAAGCTCATAATTTATTTTGCGGTCGTTCTGGTTTAGCTTTTCAATATCAATTACAAGCAGGTTCCATTACTACAGGTGTTACTACCCTGGATAGTAGCGCTGCTTCGCAAACGGTTAACATTACCCCAAGTCAAGTTGTGGGTGTAGGTAATGTTGGACGCACCCCAGGAACAGCAATTTACACTCTTTACAACCCCAGCACAAATGATGTGGAGTTTAAAACTATTCGTTATGGGGTAAATAAAGGATTTAGCAAAAGTTTACGGTCTACTAAATTGGCATAA
- a CDS encoding FAD-dependent oxidoreductase, producing the protein MQDTPPSIPQTIDLAIIGAGPHGLTLATHLLQKRQTMRSRFLVFDPSGRWMSNWQHQFTALEIPHLRSPAVHHPDPNPFALRKFAESRSSELFAPYDLPGTQLFQDFCQDVITRFSLSQQVVPVNVIRIEPLRHLIRPRLRLWLQDGQSIMARRVVLATGSAKPNFPNWVNQIESEYPQDRLCHSQSVDLRKLHFMGEKILIIGGGLTSGHLAIGAISHGAKVHLMMRRQLQEKLFDAEPGWLGPKYLKGFFAEPNYEQRFTIIRQARNGGSMTPAMGMQLRRQVRSANLKIDENCEVVKAEWLGTNWLVKCSDGSQHEYNRIWLSTGTQFDATSEPLLQEVLAAYPTPIVNGLPVLDEYLRIPGSELFIMGGLAALQVGPTARNLSGARMASDKIVPAIVKRSLALSHLRSA; encoded by the coding sequence ATGCAAGATACTCCACCATCAATACCTCAGACAATAGACCTAGCAATTATTGGTGCTGGCCCTCATGGCTTAACCCTAGCTACTCACTTGCTACAAAAGCGGCAAACTATGCGGAGTAGGTTTTTGGTGTTTGACCCCAGTGGCAGGTGGATGAGTAATTGGCAGCACCAATTTACAGCTTTAGAAATTCCTCATTTGCGTTCCCCCGCCGTTCATCATCCTGACCCCAATCCTTTTGCATTGCGGAAGTTTGCTGAATCTCGTTCTAGTGAGTTATTCGCACCCTATGATTTACCTGGAACTCAGCTATTTCAAGATTTTTGTCAGGATGTAATTACTCGCTTTTCATTGTCACAGCAAGTAGTTCCTGTAAACGTGATTCGCATTGAACCTCTGCGCCATTTAATTCGCCCGCGCTTGCGCCTGTGGTTGCAAGATGGACAATCGATTATGGCGCGGCGGGTAGTATTGGCAACGGGTAGCGCTAAACCAAACTTCCCGAACTGGGTAAATCAAATTGAGTCAGAGTATCCCCAAGATAGGTTGTGTCATTCCCAATCCGTAGATTTGCGGAAGTTGCATTTCATGGGGGAAAAAATCTTAATTATTGGTGGCGGTTTAACTAGTGGACATTTAGCAATAGGTGCGATTTCGCATGGTGCAAAAGTCCATTTAATGATGCGCCGACAATTGCAAGAAAAATTATTTGATGCAGAACCAGGTTGGTTAGGGCCCAAATATCTCAAAGGATTTTTTGCAGAACCGAATTATGAACAGCGCTTTACCATAATTAGACAAGCGCGTAATGGGGGTTCCATGACACCAGCAATGGGGATGCAACTGCGGCGGCAAGTGCGTAGTGCCAATCTCAAAATTGATGAAAACTGTGAAGTTGTAAAAGCTGAGTGGTTGGGTACGAATTGGTTAGTTAAATGTAGTGATGGTAGCCAGCATGAATACAACAGAATTTGGCTTTCTACTGGCACTCAATTTGATGCTACATCTGAGCCATTATTACAAGAAGTTTTGGCAGCTTATCCCACTCCTATAGTTAATGGTTTACCTGTGTTAGATGAATATTTACGTATTCCTGGTTCGGAATTATTTATTATGGGTGGGTTAGCGGCTTTACAAGTAGGCCCAACCGCCAGAAATTTGTCAGGTGCGAGAATGGCCAGTGACAAGATTGTTCCGGCAATTGTGAAGCGGAGTCTGGCGCTTTCCCATTTAAGAAGTGCTTGA
- a CDS encoding metallophosphoesterase family protein yields MKIAVISCIHGNSEALNAVLLDIDKHKADKIFCLGDLVGYGPYPNEVVAQIRSLEIPTCAGCWDEDIVEGLNACECSYPSLLAEKRGHLAHEWTNKEIQPENREFLAQLPYSLRQEKLAFVHGSPHSNHEYLLPEIDAFVALERVLSVNADVLFCGHTHVPYIRNLDAGNLKVCIKTEGVKAQERSFYTSVKRIINVGSVGEPRHGRPNATYVIYDTDTQEVMLREVPYDYQKTCAAIIEKGLPAIFAWRLAQGLEFAERADDPTHVCTR; encoded by the coding sequence GTGAAAATAGCAGTCATCTCATGTATTCATGGTAATTCTGAAGCTTTAAATGCTGTCTTATTAGATATTGATAAACACAAAGCTGACAAAATTTTTTGTCTAGGTGATTTAGTAGGATATGGCCCCTATCCGAATGAAGTTGTAGCTCAAATTCGTTCTTTAGAAATTCCCACTTGTGCTGGTTGTTGGGATGAAGATATTGTTGAAGGCTTAAATGCTTGTGAGTGCAGTTATCCCTCATTGTTAGCTGAAAAACGGGGACATTTAGCTCATGAGTGGACAAACAAAGAAATTCAGCCCGAAAACCGCGAATTTCTTGCCCAACTTCCCTACAGTTTACGTCAAGAAAAACTGGCTTTTGTGCATGGTAGCCCTCACAGTAATCACGAATATTTATTACCAGAAATAGATGCTTTTGTGGCTTTAGAAAGAGTACTATCTGTAAATGCAGATGTGCTATTTTGTGGTCATACTCATGTACCTTATATTCGGAATTTGGATGCAGGTAATTTAAAAGTTTGCATCAAAACTGAAGGTGTAAAAGCCCAAGAAAGGAGTTTTTATACATCTGTAAAACGAATTATTAATGTTGGTTCTGTGGGGGAACCACGACATGGGCGACCCAATGCAACTTATGTAATTTATGACACGGATACTCAAGAAGTAATGTTGCGAGAAGTTCCTTACGATTATCAAAAAACTTGCGCGGCGATTATTGAAAAAGGCTTACCTGCAATTTTTGCTTGGCGTTTAGCGCAGGGTTTGGAATTTGCGGAACGGGCGGATGATCCGACTCATGTTTGTACGAGGTAA
- a CDS encoding GTPase G3E family protein, which translates to MIPIITVVAGPVGCGKTTWIEQQLRLKQQEKVLYFSPGTGAVPIDQTRLGAEFPFVKVFSDSERVEFLNQLTVADAVYLELGFYLELSAVAQILDNLQYHAIAILPPHLQNSEWHDWANEIIPGVNIPNTVSQPRLWRASSAGEVVEESSLAEFWYELTHNAYGAVTRAKGIFNLADGRYLYTDYVAGISKDDFRELNLPRYLEGRPQRFSGIEVFAENLDEVNVAKTLQDCCLSEAAILHYQEQTKQLLAEEIEA; encoded by the coding sequence ATGATACCGATAATTACTGTAGTGGCTGGGCCAGTGGGTTGTGGCAAAACTACTTGGATTGAGCAGCAGTTGAGATTAAAACAGCAAGAAAAAGTACTGTATTTTAGCCCTGGTACAGGTGCTGTTCCCATTGACCAAACGCGCCTAGGTGCTGAATTCCCATTTGTGAAAGTTTTTAGCGATAGTGAAAGAGTTGAGTTTTTAAACCAACTTACAGTAGCGGATGCGGTTTATTTAGAATTGGGATTTTATTTGGAATTAAGCGCAGTAGCCCAAATTTTGGATAACTTACAGTACCATGCGATCGCTATCTTACCCCCACACCTGCAAAATTCGGAATGGCACGATTGGGCGAATGAAATTATACCAGGTGTAAATATTCCAAATACTGTGTCACAACCTAGGCTATGGCGAGCTTCAAGCGCTGGTGAAGTGGTTGAGGAAAGTAGTTTAGCAGAATTTTGGTACGAATTAACACATAATGCTTATGGCGCAGTTACCCGTGCAAAAGGTATTTTTAATCTTGCTGATGGGCGTTATTTGTATACAGATTATGTTGCAGGTATTTCCAAAGATGATTTTAGGGAATTAAACTTACCCCGCTATTTAGAAGGAAGACCACAACGCTTTAGTGGTATAGAGGTTTTTGCAGAAAACTTAGATGAAGTGAATGTAGCGAAAACATTGCAAGATTGCTGTTTATCTGAAGCCGCTATTTTGCATTATCAAGAACAGACAAAACAATTGCTGGCAGAGGAAATAGAAGCGTGA
- a CDS encoding nuclease-related domain-containing protein — translation MLKAEFKKKIDAKKSAKHQEIQETLGNGFLGGLGSFMFEFNQAKNKFKGNIGEWSVALILQSFPDTWVIFNNALIPTNLGSLTEIDHLIIGDQGVFLVEVKTWKGSFTAYKDKWKRREGNNWVEVSNSPTSQSMYHQKMFQQWITALIPNLPDAFVFAPVVFPIAKWIGINNCSVPVFQGIPALLQMIVSCSNCLTATQV, via the coding sequence TTGCTGAAGGCGGAATTTAAAAAAAAGATAGATGCTAAAAAATCAGCCAAACACCAAGAAATTCAGGAAACATTAGGAAATGGTTTTTTGGGTGGCTTAGGTTCATTTATGTTTGAATTCAATCAGGCAAAAAATAAATTTAAAGGTAATATTGGGGAATGGAGTGTTGCACTAATTTTGCAATCATTTCCCGATACATGGGTAATATTTAATAATGCTTTAATTCCTACGAATTTAGGCTCTCTAACAGAGATAGACCATTTAATTATCGGTGATCAGGGTGTCTTTTTAGTAGAAGTAAAAACTTGGAAAGGTTCATTTACTGCTTACAAAGACAAATGGAAACGACGGGAAGGTAATAACTGGGTAGAGGTATCTAATAGCCCGACTTCTCAAAGTATGTACCATCAAAAAATGTTTCAGCAATGGATTACTGCTTTAATTCCTAACCTTCCTGATGCATTTGTTTTCGCTCCCGTAGTTTTCCCCATTGCTAAATGGATCGGAATAAATAATTGTTCAGTTCCTGTATTCCAAGGTATTCCCGCATTGTTACAGATGATCGTTAGTTGTTCCAACTGTTTAACAGCAACACAAGTATAG
- a CDS encoding CobW family GTP-binding protein, translating to MTTTAPKPATNDGLLDIPKRGMPVTIITGFLGSGKTTLLNQILKNKHDLKVAVLVNEFGDINIDSQLLVSMDEDMVELSNGCICCTINDGLVDAVYRVLEKEERIDHLVIETTGIADPLPIILTFLGTELRDLTKVDSIITVVDSEAFTPEHYESDAALQQITYADVVLLNKTDLTTTQKLAELEAYIQDVKPEARIINTRFGEVALPLILDVELTPVDEYTSKLGADNHEHHHDHHDHHHEHQHHSHHLENDGFIAISFQSDRPFDVSKFQTFLADKLPTNVFRAKGILWFSESELRHIFQLSGARYQLDADEWLSTPKNQLVVIGRNLDTKEVTSLLNECLV from the coding sequence ATGACTACCACAGCCCCAAAGCCAGCAACGAACGATGGATTACTTGATATTCCTAAACGGGGAATGCCAGTCACAATCATTACAGGATTTTTAGGGAGTGGGAAAACAACTCTCCTCAACCAAATTCTCAAGAATAAGCATGACTTAAAAGTTGCCGTTTTGGTTAACGAATTTGGCGATATTAATATTGACAGTCAGCTACTCGTATCTATGGATGAAGATATGGTAGAACTGAGTAACGGCTGTATTTGTTGTACTATTAATGATGGCTTAGTTGATGCTGTTTATCGCGTTTTAGAAAAAGAAGAGCGCATCGACCATCTAGTAATTGAAACTACTGGTATTGCCGACCCACTGCCAATTATTCTGACCTTTCTGGGTACAGAACTTAGAGATTTAACAAAAGTAGATTCTATTATCACCGTAGTGGATTCTGAAGCGTTTACGCCTGAGCATTATGAAAGCGATGCTGCACTACAACAAATCACCTATGCAGATGTAGTTCTGTTGAATAAAACTGACCTGACAACCACACAAAAGCTAGCAGAATTAGAAGCTTATATTCAGGATGTTAAACCCGAAGCTAGAATTATTAACACGAGATTTGGTGAAGTAGCTTTACCTTTAATTTTAGATGTAGAACTAACTCCAGTAGATGAGTATACCTCAAAACTAGGAGCAGATAATCATGAGCATCATCATGACCATCATGACCACCACCACGAGCATCAACATCACTCTCATCATTTAGAAAATGATGGATTTATAGCGATATCATTTCAGAGCGATCGCCCTTTTGATGTGAGTAAGTTTCAAACCTTTCTTGCTGATAAATTACCTACAAATGTCTTTCGCGCTAAAGGTATACTGTGGTTCAGCGAAAGTGAATTAAGACATATTTTTCAACTGAGTGGGGCACGTTATCAATTAGATGCAGATGAATGGCTTTCTACACCAAAAAATCAGTTAGTTGTAATTGGTAGAAATCTAGATACTAAAGAAGTTACCTCACTCCTGAATGAATGTTTAGTATGA
- a CDS encoding CoA-acylating methylmalonate-semialdehyde dehydrogenase, producing MTTTPTLPNYINGKWCASKTTNYLDVINPATAEILALVPVSPASEVNQAVAAAAAAFVTWRRTPATERVQYLFKLKNLLEENFEDLARTITLECGKTLAESQGEMRRAIENVEVACGIPMMMQGTNLEDIARGIDEMMIRQPLGVAAVICPFNFPGMIPFWFLPYAIATGNTYIVKPSEKVPLTMQKIFGLVEKTGLPKGVLNLVNGAKETVDAILDHPQIRAISFVGSTPVAKYIYSRGAANGKRVQCQGGAKNPLIVLPDADIEMTTRIAADSAFGCAGQRCLAASIAVTVADARDSFTEAMAETAKKRMVGNGLDQGVEMGPVIDLRSKTRIEQLIQQGVEEGANLLVDGRKPQISGYEQGNFIRPTILQNVNPAGEIARTEIFGPVLSLIHVNTIDDAIAFVNSGQYGNMACLFTSSGAAARKFRYEAEVGNIGINIGVAAPMAFFPFSGWKESFFGDLHGQSNHAVEFFTQTKVVVERWPKDWSRQF from the coding sequence GTGACTACAACCCCCACCTTACCTAACTACATCAACGGAAAATGGTGTGCATCTAAGACTACAAATTATCTAGATGTCATCAACCCAGCAACAGCAGAAATATTAGCTCTAGTGCCTGTATCGCCTGCATCTGAAGTCAATCAAGCAGTAGCAGCAGCCGCAGCAGCTTTTGTTACATGGCGACGCACACCAGCCACAGAAAGAGTGCAGTATTTATTTAAACTTAAAAATTTGCTGGAAGAAAATTTTGAGGATTTGGCACGCACAATTACCTTAGAATGCGGTAAGACTTTGGCAGAGTCCCAAGGAGAAATGCGACGGGCGATAGAAAATGTCGAAGTTGCCTGTGGTATCCCAATGATGATGCAGGGAACGAATTTAGAAGATATTGCCAGAGGGATTGATGAGATGATGATTCGTCAACCCTTGGGAGTGGCGGCGGTGATTTGTCCGTTTAATTTTCCGGGGATGATTCCATTTTGGTTTTTACCCTATGCGATCGCAACTGGCAATACTTACATTGTCAAGCCTTCGGAAAAAGTACCGCTGACAATGCAAAAAATCTTTGGATTAGTAGAAAAAACGGGTTTACCCAAAGGTGTACTCAATCTCGTCAACGGTGCGAAAGAAACTGTCGATGCCATTTTAGATCATCCCCAAATTCGGGCAATTAGTTTTGTGGGTTCCACACCAGTCGCTAAATATATATATAGTCGCGGTGCAGCCAATGGGAAACGGGTGCAATGTCAAGGTGGGGCAAAAAATCCCTTGATTGTTTTACCTGACGCAGACATCGAAATGACTACACGCATCGCTGCTGATAGTGCTTTTGGCTGTGCGGGACAACGTTGTTTAGCGGCTTCCATTGCTGTCACCGTTGCAGATGCGCGTGACTCATTTACAGAAGCTATGGCCGAAACTGCCAAAAAGCGTATGGTAGGTAATGGTTTAGACCAAGGTGTAGAGATGGGGCCTGTAATTGATCTTCGCAGTAAAACCCGCATCGAACAATTAATTCAACAGGGTGTAGAAGAAGGGGCAAATCTCTTAGTTGATGGACGCAAACCGCAGATTTCTGGTTACGAACAAGGTAACTTTATTCGCCCGACAATTCTGCAAAACGTCAACCCTGCAGGAGAAATCGCCCGTACAGAGATTTTTGGCCCAGTATTGAGCTTAATTCATGTCAATACTATTGATGATGCGATCGCCTTCGTCAATAGCGGTCAATATGGAAATATGGCTTGTTTATTTACCAGCAGTGGTGCAGCCGCCCGTAAGTTTCGCTACGAAGCCGAGGTTGGTAATATTGGCATTAATATTGGAGTGGCTGCACCAATGGCATTTTTCCCCTTTAGTGGTTGGAAAGAAAGCTTTTTTGGCGATTTACATGGTCAAAGCAATCACGCCGTAGAATTTTTCACCCAAACAAAAGTCGTAGTTGAACGCTGGCCCAAGGATTGGTCACGTCAATTTTGA
- a CDS encoding SDR family oxidoreductase has product MTSAVKNLVLVAGATGGVGQLVVGELLEKGLSVRVLTRNAEKARKMFNNQVEIAVGDIRDAATLPDAVQNVTHIICSSGTTAFPSKRWDIDPEPNLLEWVQLLTDRKHLEARANNSPLKVDAIGVSNLVAAAPRNLQRFVFTSSCGILRKNQFPFNVLNAFGILDAKQKGEEAIINSGLPYTIIRPGRLIDGPYTSYDLNTLLQAKTEGKLGVVIGQGDKLAGDASRIDVAKACVESIFYPTTEGKVFELANQGQRPPVIDWEKLFSQLS; this is encoded by the coding sequence ATGACTTCTGCTGTTAAAAATTTAGTGCTAGTTGCTGGTGCTACAGGTGGAGTAGGGCAACTAGTAGTAGGTGAACTATTAGAGAAAGGCTTATCAGTTCGTGTGCTGACACGCAATGCAGAAAAAGCCCGAAAAATGTTTAATAATCAAGTGGAAATTGCTGTGGGCGATATCCGCGATGCAGCAACGCTACCAGATGCGGTGCAGAATGTTACCCATATCATCTGTAGTAGCGGTACTACAGCCTTTCCTTCTAAGAGATGGGATATTGACCCTGAACCTAATTTGCTGGAATGGGTGCAGTTGCTTACTGACCGCAAACATCTAGAAGCTAGGGCAAATAATAGTCCGCTAAAGGTTGATGCAATTGGTGTTAGCAACTTAGTAGCAGCAGCACCGCGCAATCTGCAGCGATTTGTTTTTACTTCTTCTTGTGGTATTTTGCGTAAAAATCAGTTTCCTTTTAATGTCCTCAATGCGTTTGGCATACTAGATGCCAAACAAAAAGGTGAAGAAGCAATCATTAATTCTGGGTTACCTTACACTATCATTCGTCCCGGACGCTTAATTGATGGCCCCTATACCTCATACGACCTCAACACTCTTTTGCAAGCAAAAACAGAGGGTAAATTGGGTGTAGTCATCGGTCAAGGCGATAAGCTGGCGGGTGATGCTAGCCGAATTGATGTGGCTAAAGCTTGTGTCGAAAGCATTTTTTACCCAACGACTGAAGGAAAGGTGTTTGAGTTAGCAAATCAGGGACAAAGACCGCCTGTGATTGACTGGGAAAAGCTTTTCTCTCAGCTCAGCTGA
- a CDS encoding WD40 repeat domain-containing protein has translation MSSLKAKIQGDFEQHWRGMLSDYVTAIAWSPNGQILAASSALGEVTIWRIGETFDEISLQPGNGESVDCLAFSWDGQFIAASGQNGEVKIWRLQSQQPEIFRILQNYHVWIDRMAWSPTNNQLAFSLGRVVQVWNAEIGEVEATLNFDTSSVLDINWHPHGESLAVAGYQEVKIWMAENWDDEPSLLPVDSASLMISWSPDGKYIASGNMDLSISVLEWENPNPWMMRGFPGKIRYLTWSDTVTKFGAPLLAAASAEGVVVWEKQNDDWEAQVLPTHQDTVRSLQFQPKTHLLASASEDGCVCLSNRGKRLTQVLDGVANGFSCLSWHPQGHLLAAGGNNGELIIWSKGQRGQGFGKKK, from the coding sequence GTGTCTAGTTTAAAAGCAAAAATACAAGGAGACTTTGAGCAGCACTGGCGAGGGATGCTCTCAGATTATGTCACAGCGATCGCTTGGTCACCAAATGGTCAGATTCTCGCTGCTAGTTCGGCGCTGGGAGAGGTGACGATATGGCGTATTGGGGAAACCTTTGATGAAATCTCTCTACAACCGGGTAATGGCGAATCTGTAGACTGTTTAGCTTTTTCCTGGGATGGTCAATTTATCGCTGCATCTGGGCAAAATGGAGAGGTAAAAATTTGGCGTTTACAGTCACAACAGCCAGAAATCTTCAGGATTTTGCAAAATTACCATGTTTGGATTGACCGGATGGCGTGGAGTCCTACGAATAACCAACTAGCATTTAGTTTAGGTCGAGTAGTGCAAGTATGGAATGCAGAAATCGGTGAGGTTGAGGCAACGCTAAATTTTGATACTTCTTCTGTTCTCGATATTAATTGGCATCCTCATGGCGAAAGTTTAGCAGTTGCAGGTTATCAAGAAGTAAAAATCTGGATGGCGGAAAATTGGGATGATGAACCTTCTTTGTTACCTGTTGATTCCGCAAGTTTGATGATCTCTTGGTCGCCTGATGGTAAATATATCGCTTCTGGGAATATGGATCTTTCGATTTCTGTTTTGGAATGGGAGAATCCCAACCCTTGGATGATGCGGGGCTTTCCAGGTAAAATTCGCTATTTAACATGGTCGGATACAGTGACAAAATTTGGTGCGCCTCTATTGGCTGCTGCTAGTGCAGAAGGGGTAGTAGTGTGGGAAAAACAAAATGATGACTGGGAAGCGCAAGTTCTACCAACACATCAAGATACAGTGCGATCGCTCCAATTTCAACCCAAAACCCACCTTTTAGCTTCTGCATCTGAAGATGGTTGTGTATGTCTCTCCAATAGAGGAAAGCGGCTAACTCAAGTTCTTGATGGTGTAGCTAACGGATTCTCTTGTCTATCTTGGCATCCACAAGGACATTTATTAGCAGCTGGCGGTAACAATGGTGAATTAATTATCTGGTCAAAGGGTCAGCGTGGCCAGGGATTTGGGAAAAAGAAGTAA
- the hemB gene encoding porphobilinogen synthase — protein MSAENIAPTTPVQRPRRLRRTATLRRMVQETTLSVDDLIYPMFVMEGEDRKIEITSMPGCYRYTLDLLLKEIAEVSQLGINAIALFPVIPEIKKDDIGTESYNPEGLVQRTIKAIKQAVPDILVITDVALDPFTTHGHDGIVDEHGVILNDPTVEVLVKMAVSQAEAGSDMVAPSDMMDGRVGAIRQALDAAGYIDVRILAYSAKYASAYYGPFRDALDSAPKFGDKKTYQMDAANAREAIKEVALDIAEGADIVMVKPALAYLDIIRRVKDYTNLPVAAYNVSGEYAMIKAAAENGWIDEKKVILETLTSMKRAGADLILTYFAKEVALMLA, from the coding sequence ATGTCAGCAGAAAATATTGCTCCTACTACCCCAGTTCAACGTCCGCGTCGTTTGCGTCGCACTGCAACTTTACGCCGTATGGTGCAAGAAACTACTCTTAGTGTCGATGACTTGATTTATCCAATGTTTGTGATGGAAGGAGAGGATCGGAAAATTGAAATCACTTCCATGCCTGGGTGTTATCGATATACTCTAGATTTGTTACTCAAAGAAATTGCCGAAGTATCTCAATTGGGGATAAATGCGATCGCTTTATTTCCTGTGATCCCAGAAATTAAAAAAGACGATATTGGTACTGAAAGCTACAACCCAGAAGGATTAGTACAGCGCACTATCAAGGCAATTAAACAAGCTGTGCCAGATATCTTAGTAATTACCGATGTAGCTCTTGACCCTTTTACTACACATGGTCATGATGGCATTGTCGATGAACATGGTGTAATTCTCAACGATCCCACAGTAGAAGTATTAGTGAAAATGGCGGTTTCCCAAGCTGAGGCTGGGTCTGACATGGTAGCTCCTTCCGATATGATGGATGGCAGAGTTGGGGCGATTCGCCAGGCTTTAGATGCAGCCGGATATATTGATGTGCGGATTTTGGCATATTCTGCAAAATATGCTTCCGCATATTACGGGCCATTTCGCGATGCATTAGATTCTGCGCCGAAGTTTGGGGATAAAAAAACTTACCAAATGGATGCAGCAAATGCACGGGAAGCGATTAAAGAAGTAGCACTAGATATTGCTGAAGGTGCAGATATAGTTATGGTTAAGCCGGCTTTGGCTTATTTAGATATTATTCGGCGCGTAAAAGATTATACGAACTTGCCTGTAGCAGCATATAACGTCAGTGGTGAGTACGCCATGATTAAAGCTGCGGCTGAAAATGGTTGGATTGATGAGAAAAAGGTGATTTTAGAGACTTTAACCAGTATGAAACGGGCTGGTGCTGATTTAATTTTGACTTATTTTGCCAAGGAAGTAGCGTTGATGTTGGCTTAG